The following proteins are encoded in a genomic region of Pseudorca crassidens isolate mPseCra1 chromosome 5, mPseCra1.hap1, whole genome shotgun sequence:
- the SUCNR1 gene encoding succinate receptor 1, with product MESLEERNLEECQRNLGCFKAWNATCENWQAVEAALEKYYLSIFYGFEFIVGILGNTAVVFGYLFCLKNWNSSNIYLFNLSICDLAFLCTLPMLMRQYAQGKWTYGDVLCISNRYVLHANLYTSILFLTFISIDRYMLMKYPFREHFLQKKKFAVLISSAIWGLVTLELLPILSLINPVVASKHTNCTDYASSGDPSNVFIYSICLTFLGFLIPLFVMCFFYFKIGVFLKHRSRQLSTALPLEKPLTLVIMAVVIFSVLFTPYHIMRNVRIASRWGIWKQTPCTKATINSLYIVTRPLAFLNSVINPVFYFFMGDHFREMLMDKLRYLFKFLTSFRR from the coding sequence gCATGGAATGCAACTTGTGAAAACTGGCAGGCAGTGGAGGCTGCTCTGGAAAAGTACTACCTTTCCATTTTTTACGGGTTTGAGTTTATTGTAGGAATCCTTGGGAATACTGCTGTTGTTTTCGGCTACctcttctgcctgaagaactgGAACAGCAGTAACATCTATCTCTTTAATCTCTCTATCTGTGACTTGGCTTTTTTGTGTACCCTCCCCATGCTGATGAGACAATATGCCCAGGGAAAATGGACATATGGGGATGTGCTCTGCATAAGCAACCGATATGTACTTCATGCTAACCTCTACACCAGCATTCTTTTCCTCACTTTTATCAGCATTGATCGATACATGCTCATGAAGTATCCGTTCCGGGAACACTTCctacaaaagaaaaagtttgctgttTTAATCTCTTCGGCCATTTGGGGTTTAGTAACCTTAGAGCTCCTGCCCATACTTTCTCTTATAAATCCTGTTGTAGCTTCCAAACACACCAACTGTACTGATTATGCAAGTTCTGGAGACCCCAGTAACGTCTTCATTTACAGCATATGTCTAACCTTCTTGGGGTTCCTCattcctctttttgtgatgtGCTTCTTTTATTTCAAGATTGGTGTCTTCCTGAAGCATAGGAGCAGGCAGCTCTCTACTGCTTTGCCCCTTGAGAAGCCTCTCACCTTAGTCATCATGGCAGTTGTGATCTTCTCCGTGCTTTTTACTCCCTATCACATCATGCGAAACGTGAGGATTGCTTCACGCTGGGGGATCTGGAAGCAGACCCCATGCACTAAGGCCACCATCAACTCCTTGTACATTGTGACTCGGCCGTTGGCCTTTCTGAACAGTGTCATCAACcctgtcttctatttctttatggGAGATCATTTCAGGGAGATGCTGATGGATAAACTGAGATACCTCTTCAAGTTCCTTACATCCTTCAGAAGATGA